The nucleotide window CTTTAATCTGACCAATCCCCTGGAGGTACTGGATGGGGACAGGCCCGCAGTGGTGGAGATTGGACCATATACGTACAGGTGAGAGTGGAACAGGAGACAGGCTGCAATTTTGGTTCTCTATTCGTCTGTTCAATAAAACAGAAGTGCAGATGTCACAATAAGAAGACAAGCCACTGAGTCCTAGAGGAGGGGAAGCAAAAACTATTGTACTCAAGATGCTTCATGATGTACACATGAACAAAAAGTAACCGAAAAAGCCAAATTTTCAAatcggttaaaaaaaaaaaaaaaatcaaaagtcatTTACATACAATCACTTACAACTATTTTTGGGCTGAGTACAAAGTTTGGGCTGTCTAGTACCCCAACGTGTTGCAGCTGTACATATACAGCTCACACAATGGAAACAAAGTCTGTCATCCTACAAGGTAGAAAAGTGCCAAAAAGCTGATGATTAGATTAACttaaacacaaagaggaaagacAGGACTCAAAGATCCACAGGGCAACGTTACCGTCTTTTTAGAAACAACATTGATAGTTTGCAGGGGCAAATCTGGAGAGATAGTAGTGCGGTCCTGTCTCTGGCTAGCTTGAAAAAGCATGTTCGTCTCTGGACATGGCACTGACAGACACAGTAGCTTTGTTTGAAATACGAATTGCATCTGagacatatttatatttttacttccttattttctgccaaaaaaagcatttcattatGTCAATTTAGCATTATTGTGCCTTGAAATTGTCCTGTGACCCATTAATCACCCAGTCCATACTTGCAGAATCCTGAAGTTCATATTATCCTGTAAAACCAGCTTTGGTAGATATTTTACCCTAGTtgagatgtgtttgtttttttttgttttttttccctaatgtTTTGTTGGCACTGAATTTCACTGAATCATTTAAACTGAGCAGTTTGAGGAGTTGTTGATAAAAGGCCACTATTACTCACTTTCCTGGTATATTTAGGTCagatataaaatatgattttaatgatAGAACTTTACAGTAATAGTCTTTTCTCTGTAGTCTGAGGTGTGGATATTGTAGATATAGTAAATGTGAGACTCTTGGCCATGGAAAGGTTGTtcatggtggaaaaaaaaaatataaccatCCTAACTTCATGTATTGTATGATGCTaatgtaaagttgtgtttaataTTGCACATAGGACTTTGGGAGATTGATATTGTATGTAGAAACAGAGAGGTATAAAATCCTCCTGGACAAACTTATATTTTGCTGCAGCACGGTGACAAGGAACTTGTTGTCATGTCGAACTATCAATAGTGAACCTCCTTCAACCTTAACCCAGTTGACTGTTATATTTTTCTACACAGGGAGTACCGGCCGATGGAGCAGGTAAACTTCCAGGATAATGGCACTAAAGTAACAGCTGTCAACACTAAAACCTACATATTCCAGCGTAACATGTCAAGAGGTCCCGAGAGTGACCTAATCAGGACAGTCAACATCCCTGCTATGGTGAGCCAAAAAAGAAAGGTTGTTTGATAATACATTATGGAGTCAcagtagttttattttctagtgttatttattaatgttatcGAGTAGCAACATACCAACAAGGAAATGTGTTGTATTAATATTTTAGGAGTTTGTAGTATTTAGTAATATTTTTAAGGTAAGAGAGGATTAATACGTCCTCCATGTAACTAAATGGGGACCACATTCCTTTGAAACAAATAATAAGTGTACCTAACCTAATATGAAAATCTAATAACTAACTGTATCTAACTATCTTATTCCTCGTGGATATGATTTCCTTTTACTGTTACAAAGCACTCAGGCTGAtagtatgttgtgtttttaatgtgcttgTCATGTGAACTGCCCTataggttttttaaaatgttactttagTAAATGTTTCACTATATTACTTGGTATTTTTTAATGGAACTTGTGCAGTTTATCGCTTTACACAACAGGTTGTCTTTAACTAGACTCCCCCCCCTGGTAGACGGTGATGGAGAGATTCAAGGACGAGTCTATCGTGGCCAATCTGATCGCCTCCTACATGAAGGCCACTGCGGTAGGCCTGTTCACCACCCGCACAGTTGGAGAGCTGCTGTGGGGATATGAAGATGCCCTGCTCAAGGCCCTCCAAACTTTAAAACCTGAGCTGGATGATGTTTTCGGACTCTTCTATAAGGTCTCATTTAAGCACTTCAGCACATAATAGTTAGTTCATATTCATTAAGTGGTACAAACGATATAAAATAAGCAGagacatttattaaaatcacaCAACATAATGAGTTTCTGTTTAATTGTATAGACCCTCATGGGACCAGCTGTTCCCTTGGGGCTGTTTTGGCTTTCTTGCGTGAAAGCTGTTCgtttaaattttcctttttttttttttttcttacagagcAATGCATCCAATGATGgtgaatatgtatttttcactGGCCAGCAAAACTACGAGGACTTTGCTAGAGTGGATACATGGAACGGCGAAAGGTAATTGCCTCCACTCACCTCTGGcataaaataacagaattatCTATTACTCTGTAAATCCAAACAATGGGAATCATTGATTACATGGATTTTAAATGGATGGTAAGAAATTATTGTATCAGACAGGAATGGGATCAAAGCTTGTTTCATCACAGTTGATGTTTCATTGTTTCTGGGCCTGTCTTTATAATGATTAATGAAGTGATTATTCAGGTTCATTAGTTAGTTAAAGCCACTctcatacagtatctgtctgttaaatatgtaCCTACAGACAACAGATggttagctcagcttagcacaaaacccaaaatgttgaactattcctttaacacaCAATAGGactgctgttcagcaaaagcACCAGTAGCTTTAGCCAAGCTTCTCCTGacctaaaaacattttcagtcttgACCTACTGCAAGCCCAcactatttaaaacatttaaaaaacatatttcttgCCTTAAAAATAGGTTAGCAGTCCTAGGAAAAGTGATGGAATGCTTGAATGCTGGGCAGTCTAAATGCCTGCAACACcttgatttttaaatatataaatgacaCACTGATTAGAATTTTTGTGCATGCGTACAGCTCGCTGAATTGGTGGACATCTGATGAGTGCAACATGATTAATGGAACCAACGGAGCATCTTTCCATCCTATCATCAGCAAGAATGAAGTGCTCTACATGTTCTCCTCTGACCTGTGCCGGTGAGTGGACGGCAAAGTGATCTACAGATGgcttaaataaatactttatgtTCACCAGTGTTGCTCGGCAAGCACCCaatcattatatatatttatctatagATTATATGCTCAGATGAAGCTCTAGTTGATGTTACAGTTACATACAGTAGTATTCCCTAAAGTGATGGATGGGAATCTCATTGGCTgctaaaatgtttattaaaggCAAAGTCCCTTTCAGATAATccagggttatttttttctgaaaatgtcaagGGTTTGAATTTAGTTTGGAAATTGTCACAGCGGTTTTGTGACTTTATGTTGAACtttggctttcattttatttgtctatttAGCACAGCTGAGCATTAAATGCTCTTATGTGGACAGCTTTACAGTGGGTAATGTGAAAGGGATTTCAgtcaggtgtgtttttttgctttttcttttgctgaaaattatttttctggtATTACATATCCACCTGACTTGACTTGGCTATTAAAACAGCTTCCCCTCAATCATCCTGAGAATGTCTTCCTAAGCTTTTCCCCCTGCATTATTCAGGTCTGGATATCGGATTAATGATCCAAATTTAGCCTGGCTTTTTGCATTGCTGGTCGCTGTTAGCCTCTTGAGTGAAATCACTGCTAATGTTGATACCCATTAAGTGCCTCTTAAAGCACATAATATCAGCTCTCTTTGACTGTTCACACATCAGAACTGTGAGTGCAGCAAATGCACATCAACTCATTCTTACCGAGGTTGTGAAAAGACAGGTCTATGGTTTATGAGGCAGTAAGATGCTAAGACAAACTCTGAAAAATTTGTTTGTGCCATACAGGATTTCAGTAAATCAGCTTACCACAGAGCTCATGTACAAAAAGAATGCAAACCTTCCCTGTTTTGTTGCACTTTGAGCTTTAtggaatttatttttacctgCAAAGGTTAACCAGCACCTGACTCTATTTCTAAGGTCTCTGTACGCTTTGTATGAGGAGGATGTGACAGTGAAGGGGATCCCTGGGTATCGCTTTGTTCCCCCCAGTGAGGTGTTTGCAAATCTGACCGTGAACCCAGCAAACGCAGGCTTCTGTGTCCCTGCTGGAAATTGCCTGGGCTCTGGCGTGCTGAATGTCAGCGCATGTAAACAAGGTGGGAAGAGCATTAAGCAGCTGGTTTacatgataaaaagaaaaaaacaaatgcttcaTTGTGTCACATAGACAAATGTTCTTTAGAAAGCTGTTTCGTCATGAGTGAAATGCAGTCTTGGGCTTTCACCAGGATTGGGGTTTTTCTGCATCTGCCTTGCTTAATGTCCTCCGTAATGTTATTGTGGCTGAATCTTTCGTGTGTTTAGGAGCTCCCATCATAATGTCTTCACCACACTTCTACCAAGCAGATGAGAAATTTGTTGAGGATATATTTGGCATGAATCCTGACAAGGAGCAGCATGAGACTACAATTGATATAAATCCGGTAGGTAACAAAACTTCCAtacttaaataataaatttatgTACATGTTCTTAGCCTTTCTTAACATTATACACGcaggtttttaatatttaagtcATAAGTttttactgtacaaaaattaGTAGCAATGTAGAAAGCTGATTTGAAATTTGACACAGTGACAGTTACATTCATGTTAACCACTAGATGGTGTACTATCTCAGTTTTGTAACTGCAAGCCTATGGTTATCCACCTCTATAAATACTGGTTAAAAATTAAAGAAGGTGTCATGGTACGGAGCTGTCACCAAAGATAAGCTCTAACAACTGTTCATTTTACAGCATATTACAAACGAGCCTATCGTAAAACGGTgataaagaaaatcaaactgaaaaacacttcCACGAGAACAGCGTGTGGCTCGATGTCTTTTCATCGTTATGGAATCCTGTGAATACATCACTATTTAAAAAGCAACTCTGCAAATATAAACTACCTATTGAAATTAAGTACATTTGTGACACAAATACAGTCTCTATATTCACTTTTGTTATGCGGTGTTTGTGCCAGTGGTTGATATTGCACCACCCGACAACATTTAAAGTCATTGAAATTGATGAGAGATAATGCTTATTGGTAATTGCTCATTGGTAATTATTCTATAATAGTTCAGCCACCAATGGACGTTTCctaataattgtaaaaatggGAGCTAATAAATTGCTTATAATGCATGACCCCtgtaacagtttattttctctggTCCTGAATATGACACACTTTGAATGCTGCAAGAAAGCAGACTGactatgaagaaaaaaaataaatcacgtTCACTTCTTTTATAGTCGCATGTAAGGTGGTAGCATCATAAGTTCAAAGGGAATCTCTGAACCCAGTAAATTAGCTACTGTTGTCTGTTTATCCTCCTTCCTATATTGTAATCTTCACTGTGCCACCGCCTGAGATTATAGAGACTGAGCAAAGTCCTTTTACATCTGTCGTAAACACTCGGTTGTGACACCCTGAACATCTTCATGTGTAGAGCGAACCACCTTGACTGCCAACGTCAGGGCTGTGATTTTCACTTGGATCACCTACCATAAAGATGTATGTGGATATTTCCCTGTTAAGGCAATCACAAACATATGTGTAGGTTAGtgtccaaaaatacatttacttcaaaaatatttgcattataaAGATCTTGAACATAACACGTAGTATCTTGGTTATTGGTACAGAATATGCTATTATGAGGCGTAACTGTTCATACACCAGTAGCGAGAGGTCTAAGTATAGTTCTGCACACTGGTCAGCACTGCTGAGTTCCTCTTAAACCATGCATTCCTGGCaaagtttaaatgtgttttgcagCTAACAGGAATCATTCTGCAAGCAGCAAAGCGGCTCCAGGTCAACGTGTATGTAGAGAAAATTCCCACCTTCAGGTAATCAGTTCATGGATTTCATCAGTATCTAGTTACTGCCTGGCAATTTGGTAactgctgtattttttcataaaaatccCCTACATCATATTGGCTTTAAAAGAAGCTGTAACTGCTGTATGACTACCTAAGTGTGGGTAGGGTTGCCAGTAAGATAACTGTAAAGCAATTATGTCACCATCATCATAATTAATGGACTTTGGGACTTTCGTGGCTCATTTGTTATGCGTCTACTTGTTATCTGAAGGAAAAAACAGCAAGATAATCTTGAGTCTAGACCTCACAGGTGTtatcaaatgttaaaattaaatgtacactATGCTGTAAATGTACACATCGAGCAGCAGGCCCAGGGAGGCAGGACATCATTTGTTCTCTGAATATCTTTGCAATTTATTCATTAACTCATAAGCGGGTGTTCAAACATTGTGAATAATtcttacttaatttttttcagtcaaacagGAAACGTGAGGACAGTGGTTTTTCCTGTGGTGTACTTAAATgaggtacaaacacacacacacacacacacacacacacacacacacacacacaaataccttTTTTAGTCTGGGTTTTTTCAGTCATATACTGAACACTGGTtggcaaacagaaaataaaccccCATCAGTCATCCAAATCCAATACAAATTTATTCCATATTCAAAGGGTAAAGAGTGGCATCTGTCTGCCAAcaatttatagttttttttagtttcatatAAATTATTGCAGACAAAACTAATGGAACATCTTATACTAGTAGAcccacatttaaattttttgtatttattttgttgataagGTTCTGGTAAGTGTTGCTGATTGACTCAGACAGTGATTTGTTTGTAAATTGGATTTGTGTTATTCCAGAGGACTACCAATATCATTTTAGTTGAATTAAGTTTCAGTAATTTTTATACATCCccaatatgtttttgtattttaaaattaaaaactttgttAAATCTAGCATGGAGTCAGGCTAATGGCTGTTCATTCTGATAAGACATGTTGTAGATGTGGCATTAAAACGTTTTTGTTAGGTGACCGTTTGCAAGTAGAGCCTAATTCAAAGACCCACTCTTACGAAACCAATTAACTTACTGTATGGAGGCAAAGAAAGGTcataataattataaatttTTTAAGTAACTGAATTGAACAACTACTGAATACTGAATCCATAGCAttgcagtattttaatttaaaagcatTTATAAAGTTACGTGGTTTGAATTATCCTCTATGAACTGTACAAAAGTTTTgtaaatttagaaaatgttctttttttttttttaggggtgGGTCATCGTGAATTTAGGtgtatgatttttaaattttgaagaATCTGACTTTGTGGGCcctaaaatacataaataatacataaaatacataatatcaagtttttcaaattatGCAACTTAAGTAAGAAATTTCAAATTGGCGAAATTAAACTACATAATTTCtgacagatgttttaaaaaagtgttcaGCAGTGGTTAAATCTCATGATTAGGTACTCAGTTGCTCGTAAAACTCAAATTCTTAAGGCCTTCTCTGCTTTCATAAACTTGGCCCCAAACCATTGCAAACatgaaatgagagaatattTAGTTTACTGGTTACTCTAACAGATAACCTGTCCCCGTCAGAGTTTtctttgttcagtgtttttatatgttatCTCACCTCTTCTCAGAGCGTCGTCATCGACGACACGTCGGTCATGAAGCTGCATGTGATTGCTGTCGAGCAGAATGTCGTGGAGAACATTCCGTTCATGCTGATTGGTCTCGGCATCGTCCTGGGAGGAATCTTCATGTTCCTGATGTGTCGACAGAAGGTCCCTGAGGTGAGTGTTTGAGATGGACATTGATGAGTGTGTGACACCATTAGAGcgacaactaaaaaaaaaaaaatgaaaaaaaaattgaaaaatgcccattatgacgtcaaaacccaaagatattcaacatgaaataaaataaaacagagaaggaCCAGGGCTTCACATTTAGAAACTGGTCTCATgaatatttgctatttttgcttgaaCCATTAACCGATTATCgaaattgttgttgattaatCTTCTGTCAATCGGCTAATCGATTATGCGGTCATATGATATGTGATCCGGTAGAAAAGTCTTTTTAATctgagtatgtttttttttatgtaattgttggttttgtgttAAATATGTATAATTGTACATTATTAGAAATCGTATATCATTACATCCCTATGTCCtgatcaattttttaaatttatacttAACTTTAGTATTGGGGATACCAAGTCCAATCTGATACTTGTATTTACATtacttaaatgttgattaaataacttatgtatctgacacattaaaataatgtgtCAGAACACTTGATCCCACATCTTATTTTTGATGAGAACACAAGCAAGCTGAGgttgagaaaaacacagcagagtacAGTAATGAAAGGATCAAATTTTGATCGGCATTAACATGTTCTGTGTCTGGTTTCACTTTTTCAGAGTACTGCTGCTGAACGACAGCCCCTGCTCTCAACATAGCACCAAACAGAATGTGAAAAGAAGACTTATAAACCAGAATTTCAAGGGTTCAATGGATCTGCAGTTTTTACCATTAACTCCTGAGTAACAGTT belongs to Xiphias gladius isolate SHS-SW01 ecotype Sanya breed wild chromosome 20, ASM1685928v1, whole genome shotgun sequence and includes:
- the scarb2c gene encoding lysosome membrane protein 2c, with product MLLKSCCIYSTGIFSMLFLFTGISLVLSNVFPHFVQSMVKKEVVLKNDTEAFEAWENPPAPIYMQFYFFNLTNPLEVLDGDRPAVVEIGPYTYREYRPMEQVNFQDNGTKVTAVNTKTYIFQRNMSRGPESDLIRTVNIPAMTVMERFKDESIVANLIASYMKATAVGLFTTRTVGELLWGYEDALLKALQTLKPELDDVFGLFYKSNASNDGEYVFFTGQQNYEDFARVDTWNGESSLNWWTSDECNMINGTNGASFHPIISKNEVLYMFSSDLCRSLYALYEEDVTVKGIPGYRFVPPSEVFANLTVNPANAGFCVPAGNCLGSGVLNVSACKQGAPIIMSSPHFYQADEKFVEDIFGMNPDKEQHETTIDINPLTGIILQAAKRLQVNVYVEKIPTFSQTGNVRTVVFPVVYLNESVVIDDTSVMKLHVIAVEQNVVENIPFMLIGLGIVLGGIFMFLMCRQKVPESTAAERQPLLST